The DNA window AATGAAAAAGTTAACCAGAGTTCATGAAGGATTGTGTAAGTTATTCCAGAGGAGAAGCCAATTTTTTGATTAAAAGAAACCTTCCCACTGACTCACTAACCCACCCCAGAACTCATAGCTAAAAAAATGCCTCAACATTGAGGCATCAATGTACAAGTAACCTTGTGCAAAAATCCTTCAACTATCAAGTTTTAGGGACTTAAATTGTGTTGAGAGTCCATCTTCTAAGGAATTTACACAGACAAACACTGTTCTACTAGCAAGCAAGTTTGCATGAGAAAATTTCAGTTTGTTGAAACAGAATCTAGGGCATTTTGGCTATTTAAAAATTAAGGTTTTTACTTCAAACATAAGCATACAAAAGGAATTATGTTATtctaaatgtttattttcaatGTACAACACCATACATTTTGGTGTGTGGGAATAAGCTCCACATGACATCACAGAACACATCTCGTAcctgtacgtacacacacacacacacaccccaccccccacttggaATCATTCCAGATCACACAACATTTGACTTCTGATTAAGCCCAGGTGTTGAAACAGAGGCAGCCGGTAGCCTAATTTACAATTGCTCTGGTCTATTTAGcagaaattgaactatctgaaACAGAATTTCATCATTAAAACCTTTTACGTTACTGCCTTCCACAGCTTCATATAAGGGCTTACTTTCTGTCCCCCAACAGATATTCTTCCGAGAGTTATTCTGATCAGCTTTTACAGTTAGTGCTAAGGTATTCAGTTGATAACAGAAGAAAGCAAAGTATTTTCCATCAGTAATAACAGCCTGAGATACAAAGGGACGAGTCACATCCGCCTCACACCAGAATCCTGCAAATGAAATTACAACCGAATTACAAAAGGCATGAGTATTCAGATTGGGGCACAATTCAAAACAGAGGCCTGAAACACAGACAGAAGAGTTACAAACCCCAAATTGCTCATCCTCAAGGAACAAGAGAGTTTTAGGTAGCTATTATATAAAATATTGTGACTGAATAGTCTAACTTCACACTCCCACCTCAATCACTCATGAAAAGTTTTGTCAGATACCTTAAggactattttaaaaattacagtcgTTTACGTGCCCACTTCTGCATTAAGATCAGAACACAAAACTATCATATCAATACATGCAATCCTGGAACTGAATTTGCCTGCAAAGATTACCCACcttgaggggagggaagggggagggggtccACCCTGCATGTTTAATTAGATACAAAAATGCATGAAGTCCTGCAGACACTATTTTTTGAGAGGAGAGGGAATCAAAAGGGGCTGGGCTGCAAAAGGTCTATTTAGGAAGACAGGATTTATGGAAAATTCAGTTATTAGGGCGAAGTGGTTTTATTCACAATGGAATGCACTTCATCATAGGACATTTCAAGCAGACGTTGCACTGATTCAAGTTTAATACACTATTTATTGCTCATGAATTCTAAATAAAATCATTCAAGAGACCAGATCAATTTTTCACTGGAACAAACAAAATGGTTCACATTTTATGCTGTATCATGTTGTGCACGTGAAATAGCATATGTGGAGAACTGTACTTACAGTACAAATATGCATCTTTAAGCAATTCTCAATACTAAAAATGAATATCAAATAATCAGGTAGAGTCAGAGAACGAAGAAAACATTACTGTCTTATACACCAATCTTACTAAAAAACTCTAGTTGACCTCTAAGGATGAGACAATAAATTTCATTACGATAGCTACAGCAGAAAAAAGATAAATTTGGGATCACGTGTGATTAGCATACACTACAAGCACATGCACTATTTGATGAAGAACATTGTCTTACACAGATGTATTAGCTAGGGGATTTGCACTTCAGTGACTTTACAATGGTGTCATTATTCCAGAATTTGCTTGCACTACCTGAAGCCAACTATTAGCTAACGGCATCTTCAGTTCTGTTACTTAGGACTAATGCAGACCAGCAGGGAGAAAGGCCTTCTATTTAAAGAGTAACACATATGCATCGTATAATTTCAAGAGTATGTCTACATAacatagctgttatttcaaaataactgttattcagctgtgtctacactagcaagttctttcgaaagctcATGCTGACCTCTACATACAAAAATTATTATTTCAGAAGAATAtagcgctcctttcaaaattgctcttcctttaccatttcaggaagaaaacacccttttgaaagcttattccaaaagaaaacatgcatagACACTCTGCAAGCCCTTTGtatcaaaagaacagtcctcatggcacctgattttttgatccctggcccattctttcgatgGGAGAGGGCTATGTGGACACTATTTCAGAGGCCAGAGGGGCGCTTTCTAAAgatctctaatgtagacatagccttctggaatagcttatgttgaaataaggctgttgtgtagacgtaCCCCAACTAGGCtgccttttatttttaagtattaaTTCTGCATCAATGCATGGCTTAATGAAACCAAAACAGAAGCACTCCTTTGCCTATCAAATACCTCCCTCTAATGCACACAGTCATTTTATAGCCTTCAGTTTCACAGAAGGTACAGCATTGCAGGGAGCAATGAGGAGAAAAACATCTAGATTTTTGTTATAAGTGGTCACAACTTTATTAGACTGCACAACAGGACAACCTGGCATAGCAGAATGAAAACAGACAACAGATCTCTATCTGGGATTTGCAGAAGAAGGAAGTCAACAGGATCATTCAGTTCTAGGGCACCACTAAGACCTCTTAAGAAGTCTTTTGTTCAGGTCACAGGAGCCAGTTACATTAAATCCATCAGCTATCTGACACCACTCTGCAAGCTGGTTCTTAGTTGCTACTCCAGCTTTAGTTACTCACTCTTTCAAGGCAGACTTCTATGAGGACAGAGCATTCTATGCAGCCAACAACTTATTTGTAAGTATTTGGTTTGATGTATAATGCTTTTAACTTTCTCAATTGAGACATGATTAAacagaatttcatttttttccctgctctttctacaatttaaaaataaatccagtGAAAGTCATGAGAAGAGTGCCAATAGAAATGTTTAGAGAGACAAAGTGTGCGAGGTGATATATCTTTGATGAaagaacttctgttggtgagagaaacaagcttctgagatgcacagagctcttcctcaagtCTAGGAAAGGTACTCCAAGCACCCCAACAAAATACAATATAGAACTAATTGTTTAGCATAATTAGTTAGCATATATTTTAAGGGACCAGTCAAGATGGACTGGCCTGATTGCTTCTGCAGTCATAGAACAAAAGAAGAGTGGGTAAGTGGGCTACAGTGTTATAGTGAGCCAGAAATCCACTGCCTATCtagttcatgattttatagtgtCTACCAGAGTAACGAATTTAAGCTCCTATTCTCATCTTTTGAAAGGGTTGCGCAGGTTTATTGTGAGGATGAGGACTGACAAGGCAGATACAGAGTGATCAGTTTATAAAGGATGAGTCAATCATCTCAGTTTGCTGTCCCCTTAAAAAGATCCCCAAAAACTCTCCTGCATCATTCTTTTCTCTCACTCTTCAAGCACTTTATGCAATGATTTAAGagagtcttttaaaaaaagattttaacaTTTAACATCTATAGGTCAATTAACTCATTTAagcaaataattaaattaaagcaTGCTCTACACAGAGAAACAGGTAAAACAcaaatgaaagagaaagagaaagacattTGCTAGCCACATTATAGCAATCAAGTCATAAGTTTTGCCTCACCTTGATACATAGCTTGTGCTGCAGTCCAGGCAAAGAGACTTgcaataccattagctcgatgaACTACTTCAATTTGATCAGCAAGGTCTGCTTTCAATAATCGCTCCCTTTTCAGTTTATCAGGAATCAAATGAAATTGTGTGTGTCCATAGCTGCATGGATCTGCCACTTTTGATcctgaatttattaaaaagagAAAGGTTTGAAATcactttaaaattttttttaaaaaaaatcatgttacAGTTAGCCTCAGAGATTGGGAAAAATAATATTTCTATCTTTTCTATTATTAAGACTTTTGCACCTTCAAAGaaagaagttatttaaaaaggTCAGCTTGGTTTGAAAATTTGACTAACTTTTGGCTTCCTCTCATTCAAAAGACAATCTCCTTATGAACTCAGCTTGCTGGCTATATTTTGAGAATAGACACTGAAATTGAAGTTAATTTGCTAATCTTGCATGCACAGAAATTCAAGAGTGATTGCCTCTTTCCCTTTCATTGACTGATGTACAGAAAGACCAGAAGACTTCATTTAAAGCCCTTATTTAAAGGATCCTCCAGCAGCAAGTGAAGTAAGAAACATGCATTTTTGGTGCTGTAGGAGAATAAAGGCAGGCTTGGCCCTGACTATGCAGGTATCTGATTATACTGAAGCAGATACTCTTTATACATAAAGCTATCTGAGCCCTCTTTTAACTACAAGAAAagtaaaggacaaaaaaaaaaaaaaaaaagagagaaaaccaTAAGGCCAAATGACCTATTCAGAAAAAACTGCACATTGAACACATTATGTTGAGCTAAAGACTTTCAGTGACTCCTTTTTGATATCTGAAGCATTTAAGATGTGTCCCTTTATCATAATGATAAATGTGTGCTTTACTGACTATAGTCAGTTTTTGTATCTAATTAATCTTCAGCAAAATACAGCACAGTGGTGATATAtataaactttaaaaatatttaggaaCCGATTCCTGCAATAACCCACTTTCATAAAAGTGTATCATTCTTTAGTATTTCTACACAGTAACTATATTCCCATCACTAAGAACTCTTACCTATAAATACTTTGTTATCATACTGTCTTTTGAACATTGGAAGTTTGTCTGGTGTGTGATTAACAACAGGAACTTCTCCAGGAACTGAATAATCCAGTGGTACAAACTTGAAAGAACGAGAAAGAAAATCAATTTAGCAAGTCACAGAACATTTTTTGATCTCAGCATTATATACTACATTGATAACAATATTGTTAATTCCTGAGTATTTAATAAATAGCCACTTGGTTCCATAGGTGTTCAATGAAACTCTTAACATCCGTTCTATTTTCTAGATTAAAACTTCGATCCTATTCTGAGGCAGAAACCAACAGCATAGTATGTCTGTCCTAGAAACCCTGAAACACTTGCAGCAAGAGAGAAATATTTTGTGTAGAACAGGAATGACTCAAGTGACAATGCCCGGATAGCACCACTTCCCACTGACAAAACATGGTATTTCCCATATTTAAcagggaaataaaaaaataaaacttcattAATAGCATTTTTGACCTTTAACCTCACATTCAGTACAACACAGTCACAGTATGTTGCAGTTCAGAGTTTTCAATAGCAACTACCTGAACATATTGGTTGCCCAACTCAAGATGCCTTGAGGAGCCCAATGTTGAGAATACAGAGTACTTATCCTCTGAAAGAGTTCTCCCAAGTCAGGCAGCCAAGCAAAAAAGTCACTAATCATTCTGAACATCTTGGTGTATATTCTATTTGGCACATTATAGAACATCTAAATAAAATACACAGAACTGAGAAGCTTTGTCATGCCACTGAATTTAGCAGTGATCACATAATTGCTAGAGAGTCACCTTCCAAAGGATGGTAGCCCcagtgaagagagagaaaaatttaaCTGATTAATAACCTTGATGCTAGTCCTGTCTTGTTAAGGATGTGAGCAATACACATCTTTCCCAAGCAGCCAACAATATCAGTGAATTATCCCTAGTGAGCCACTAACACTCGAATACAGAACTGGGAATACTCTTCCAAGGATATGCACTCACTGGTAAGTTTGGGTGGTGCCAAAATGTGGACATGTATACTGCTTATCACCCCATGCCCAATCCCCGCTGCTGCAAATTCATCCATTAATTTGCAGCATATTATTGAGGGCCCATCTTGTACAGGAAGGTATATTTAATGACTTTATATATTTGCACGACAAGGGCCGCCCCCCCATTCCCCCTTGTGGATTCTCCCAATTGACTGACAGCAATCCAGCATCGCAAGCTTCCACAGAACTAGTTTTCTGTTTAAAAGGCTGCTCTCATTCTGGTGTCTAAGCTGGAAGGCAGAGATAAGCACAAAAATCCAGAAAAGTGGTATCTCCCAGACTCATAAGCTGAAATTCACTGTGTGGAGCTGCTCCATGAAAGCCAGCAGCAATGtggcatttttattttgtgtgccAATCAGACTCCACTCATCATGCAATAGCTCTTCCTCTTTGCACCATTAGTTGTAACAGTACAGAGAATCATACATTTTGTGCTGCCAATAGTCATTAGCTTTATGCTGAGCTCTGAGGGGTCCACGTTTCTGCCAGGGAGATAGCACAGACTGAAAAGTTACACTGAGGCAACACCTACActcaggaaaaacttcaaaattgccatgctaatggccaaattgaagaatactaatgaggcgctgaaaagaatattcagcgcctcattagtctgctgctggccactgcacttcaaaagtgccgcattttgctcaCGCGCGGCTCATCAACACCGGGGGCCGGACagaacatcaaaatccccttattcctatcaggtaTGTTTAATGACTTTACACATTTATCAtacagctgacaggaataaggggatttcaatgtttgcagggtcctttagaaaaaggacccccgtgtagatgagctgggCGCAAGCAAAACGTGGTACTTTCGAAGCACTGTAGccggcagcgtgctaatgaggcactgaatatgcatttcagcatctcattagtattcttcaatctggccattagcatggccattttgaagtttttcctgagtgcagacacagccagagctATGTGAGCTTAAAAAACGTCAAAAATTACAGGACAGAAAAGCGGCATTGTGGCAACTTGACTCCTAGTTCCCAGAAATGCATGAGTGAATTACTAGTATGCCACAAACTACTGCTAAAAGGTCCCAAAGCAGTACATTATACCATTCCACCTGTGGAGTCCTGTGCCTTCCACTGATACCAACACTTTtatcaagtacagtaaacccctgagacGCACACAATCAAGGTGCATATATCTCAGATTAACGCATCAGCCACACCTAATAGGAgctgggaaaccgctcctgtcagggacagcggACTGACTTGTGCAGCCCCTGACAAGAGCggcagcctgacttgcagctgcGGCCCCAACAGGAAACTGCTCTTGTAAGGGACGCAGctgagagagtcaggctgctgccccaacaggagcagtttcccagtccctggggtggcagggagctaggaaccaggtggcagcctggctcccggctctcctctgcttccagagcctggaaactgagcaggacagtagccctggttagtttcctagctccaaggagtggagaggAGGCCCTACCCTCTGCTGGCTGAAGCTAGGAAAGTGactaaggctgctgccctgctcagtttcccctctctgcaagcagcaggggatgggaaccaggctgctccctggttccaGGGTCcctgaccctctgggagccaggaaactgaccagctttgctgagctggtcagtttcccagcttctgcaagcccGGGGAACTGGCAatgaggtggcagcctggttctcatctcccctcaacttgcacgaaaatttgagttacagaGGTTGCAGAAGCTGTTTACTGTATGTGAGGTGTTAAGTCAAGCAGTGAAGCGTACACATACCAAAGCACTGTACAATAGCTGATAACTGGATTTTGATAGAATTTGTGATATTTTATAATGTAGATGTAGCGTAAGCCATTTTGGATACCATTTCATCAATAGCGACTTATGTTTGGACAACACTTAGTACATTTAGTACACAAATGAGAACGTATGAATGACTACACAGGGTCAGACAACTGACTGATCAGACACAGAAGCTTATCTTTTAATAGTAACCAGTGCTAAATGCCTCATATACAATGAGCAGAATGGGGCAATTAATTGAATGATCCCATCATCCAGTCCCAGAGGATTAGGGGCAACCAAGCACagggttgcatccctgatcatcttgttaatagtcactgatggacctaCCCACTATGAATTTATCAATTCTTTTTTGATCCCAGTTATACTTTTGCTCTTTGTAATGTTCCCTGGGAACAAATGCCACAGCttatgcattgtgtgaagtagtatggtagggttgcaacattcatGAGAGTTCAATGTTGAGAACCCtgacgaatgttgaattttgcaaatatttttaccttggctgggctcctgggcagcagagaggggaggggaaaaccCGTGGCGGGGCCATGAGGAGCTGGTCAGTGGCCATGCTGTGTCCCCGGTTGgctctcagagccctggggaagtggtggacaccagtgctccctgccccagggaagtggcagatgCCATGCTCcccgcccagagccccagggaagtggcaaccgcttgtgaataactgaatttgtgaatgttaaaCTCACAAAGGTTGTCCCTTACAGTACTTTCttatgtttgctttaaacctacTGCCTAGTAATTTAATTGGATGACTCCTGCTCCTTGAGACATCTGAAAGGGTAAGTAATGCTTACACGTTTTTTCCCCACAGCATTTATGGTTTATACCTCAATCATATCTCCTTTAGTTGTTTCTTTTCAAAGCTGACGAGTCCTAGTGTTTTGTACTTCTGCTCACGTATTCCATACCTCTAATAATTTGTTACCCTTTTCTATAGCTTTTCCCAATTCTAACATTACACTTTTTGAGATGGTACAACCAGAActtcatgcagtattcaaggtatgggcataccatggatttatattgcGGCAATAGGGTATTATCTGCCCTCTTATTTATCCTTTTCCTAATAGTTGTCAATATTGCTTAGTGTCTTGACTATCATTTAATACTGAGCAGGTGTTTTCAGTAAAACATCTATGACTCTATGACCTTTTTTCTTCAGTGCTAACTGCTAATTTACACTATATTGTATTTACAGTACTAAGAGTactaggattatgttttccaatgtgtgttagcttgcatttatcaacactgaatttcatgtgCTATTTTATTCCAGATACTAATAGAACTATAAAACTGAGCAAAACTGTAAGAAAGATCACAAATAAGAGACAGTTATACATAAAATGAAACTTTTGcagaataaattaaatttttCTACTAAAGGTTTTGCCAATACAATGACTAGTTGGatttatattaaaacaaaacaacaaatgtTTAACTAATGCTTAGGATTACTAGACATAACATCCATTGTGAAGTATTCAGAGCAGAGACGCTCTTACTCCATGTCCCAATCCCTCCTCATACACTGCAGACACTGTTACTAAATGTTGCTGTAATAAGCAGTATGTGTATCAGTAAATATTCACACTTAGAAAAATCAAAAACATCCATACCTCTGGAAGCTGTTTTGGCACACGGAGCTGGACGTGTGGTTTGTCATCTATCTGAAATCTCACTGGATCAATTCTACCAGTTCGATAGCCTCGAGTAACAACAGTCTCACCACGTTCCCAATAGAAATTAACCTGAGGttttaaatctaaaataaaaCATGTTTAATTTTCAGGCAGATTATTACCCCATTTTATTCTTTAAGACAATATGCAATAGCACATCACTCTTTGGGccagaaacaattaaaaaatcAGTCAGTGATATAATCATTATCCAGAATAATCTGTATGCATTTCACATAattcagaaaaatctcttctgctaCTACCTGGCCTaatctcccacccacccacagcaccTCCCCCGCCCAGTTACTCTCTGCTCCTCGGGGTCCCCCGGTCCCTATCCGCAATTCAGGAACCCCCACTAGCCCCACCTAAGCAGGAGACTCTCAGGAGCGGGTTGTGGCTGCCCAGCGCGGCGGTGAGGGAGGAAACCAGCTGGGTAAGGAAAGGGGCCGGGATGTGCTCCTGCTCTTGGTACGGAAGGGACCGCTTTCGCTTGTGCTGATAGAAATGCTCCTGCAGGAGCGCGTCGCACGCCAGGGACCGCAGCTCGCTCAGATCCGGCCCCGCCGGTTCCGCTCCCGCGGGGGGCAGCCCAGGAACGAAGACGGTCTTGGTGAAGCTCTGGTACCAGCGGTCCGCGTTCAGGGAGAAGGTCTGCGGGTACACCACGTACTTGAGCCGCTGCAGGCAGCCGTAGATCCGCAGCTTCTCCTCGATGGAAGGCGCCTCGTGCACCCGCTGATAGAAATACTCTAATCGGCGGCGTTTGGCTGACTTGCTCTTGGCCGTGTGGGAAGCGACCACGGGCGGGTACAGCGAAGACGGAGGCTGAGGTGCCACGGAGGGCTCAGTGTGCAGCAACCGGCAGCCACCCTGCCACGCCAACCTCCACCGCCTGGAAGCCGCCATCTTGCCAGAGGAAGAGGAATGGGGATAGCAACTACGGAAGGACAAGGACGGTAGGCGGAAGTAGGTGTACCCCTGTGATTGGCTACCATTTGTCATGTGAGCCATACAGTTGACCAATCTGAAAGCTCCTCTGAGAAACCGGGCACCGCGGGGAGGATAGAGGGCGGTGTTACTCGTTGAATTCAGGCATTTAATTTGTCTTCCGCTTGGGGAGCGGTCAAAAGGGGCGGGTTCCTACAAGAACGTGTGGCTCGGAAGTCTCGCACTGTCGCTATTGCGCATGCTCCGTGCCGACGACCAAGTAGCTGTTAGTGATTCCGTAGGGGAAAGGGAACCATAGTTCCCAGGAGGCACAGCTGGAGGTGTAGGAGCGTTTAGTTATGTTCTGTGCCCCAGCGCTGCGCAGCGGCCCTCGCCTCGACTTCTGCGCCTCGCCCCGCAGCCCCCTCAACTACGCTCCCTGATCTTCCTCTCACTGGACTCCATCGCCGAAGGGGCCCTGGAACCacaccgccccgccccgctcgcGCTGAGGCCCACGGTGAGAGGGGGCGTCCGCACTCATTCgggcccctgggccaggccctgggattCTGCTGCTACTGCGGACTCCCCTCGTACATAGGCTCTTGAACCACACTCCGGCTCTATTAGCGGGGCTCCGCTCCCTCTTCGGGTCCCTGAGCCGCCCTCCCCCTATCAGCACGACCCACCTCCCTTttactgcaacgaagggtcctgtggcaccttataaactaacagaaacgttttcagcatgagctttcgtgagcacagactcacttcagatgcatctgtggtctttgcccacaaaagcttatgctccaaaatacctgttagtctacacTGTGCCACAGAGctttctcactgtttttgcagatacagatgaacatgTCTAGCCCCAGTTTCAGTTGAGACATCTTTAAATGTGAACTGTAATCTAGAGAGGATTATCTTGACACTGTAAGGATCTTTGCCAGTTTAAATAGTTTGTTCTCCATAATATTAATGATTTACTATTCACGCTTCTAGATAATATGTAGTGTAAGCACAATACCAGTTCTGAAAGTAtcccagctacacaattgtcttGGGAGGGTTTCAAGAAAGCTACATCAAAATCTTCCAAGTCAGTTAGTAggtcataggccgtgtctacatgtgccccaaacttcgaagtggccacgcaaatggccatttcgacgtttactaatgaagcgctgaaatgcatattcagcacttcattagcatgcgggcggccgcagcgcttcaaaattgacgcgcctcgccaccgcgcggctcgtccagacagggctccttttcgaaaggacgccgcctacttcgaagtccccttattcccatcagctcataggaataagaggacttcgaagtagacagggtccttttgaaaaggagccccgtctggacgagctgcgaggcgcgtcaatttcgaagcgccgcggccgcccgcatgctaatgaagcgctgaatatgcatttcagcacttcattactaaacttcgaaatggccatttgcatggccatttcgaagtttggggcacgtgtagacgtagccatagtgttacTAATTCGTACCTATTAAAAACGCTTTTGAATAAGAACAGAGGggagtgggcaggagggggctggattgTTTTCTGCTATGCTCAGAATCATGGGAAAGCACCAAGTGCCACCATGTATTCACATctcacactatggctgtggctacattatCCCTACATTTCAggaggggcacgttaatgaggcagttcagaagatgatGAAGCGCTGACATGAACTGTGGCcatgcgcaattcaaaagtgccacttttggaatgcatgctgccGGTATAGCGGAgggggggctttcaaaaggaccccctgacttcaaaagccccttcttcctatttatgCTGATACTGTGCATTCTTGATTGCCCTATATCTTTCCTCCTGCTACTTGGCAGAACAAGTATTAGATGCCCTTGATTATGATTGATCTGTGGATTACCCTTAGTCTTCAGGGAAGAGGCTCTTGCAACAGGTCATATAGCTCCATGAAGTCAGAAACAGTGCCCTTGGGCATTCCAGTCTATCCTGCcacccaggcaagctgcagtTAGGAATAGATGCTTGGTATACACTAAAGATTACAAAATACTTAAGGTGCTTCTAGTCCCACAAGACCAGACATTTACCCCAGGTTAATTCATACCTTAGATCTCTCTCCAAAGACAACACCTACACCCAATCCTTTATTAAAGTGAGTAAAGACTTATTAACAAGAAAAAAAGTATGTGAGTTATTACACATTTAAGCAggcaaatatatatacacacacatgagTTACAGCCCGTGATTCAAAAGGTGGCAAAAGGTGGCAGCTATACTAACCCCAGGTAACTATGAGAGTTCAACCACCAAAAAACGGGAAAAAATTCCTTAAGAGAACACACTCTTTTGCACATTGCCTCTTCATACACGTGAAGGAGATATTAACATCTCTGTTTCAATGTACCAGAATGGCAAATTTAGTTTTGATCATCTTGGTTATCAGGTGatgattcctcctcctcctcctcggagGTTTACAGTTTCAGAACAAACATTTTCTATACTTATAAAGCCAAAACTAAATCTTACCTTATAGTATGTGATAGATATTATAAGTGATACCAATACATGCAGCACCTTACGAGCATTTTGTAAAGAACTGCACAGCTACTAACtgtggtgtgtatatatatggCCCCTTTCGTCTCGAGACAGTTGTTAGAAGTGGCAGTGAGGATCACTGCGCAGTGGTtgggtct is part of the Carettochelys insculpta isolate YL-2023 chromosome 5, ASM3395843v1, whole genome shotgun sequence genome and encodes:
- the MRPS30 gene encoding large ribosomal subunit protein mL65, translated to MAASRRWRLAWQGGCRLLHTEPSVAPQPPSSLYPPVVASHTAKSKSAKRRRLEYFYQRVHEAPSIEEKLRIYGCLQRLKYVVYPQTFSLNADRWYQSFTKTVFVPGLPPAGAEPAGPDLSELRSLACDALLQEHFYQHKRKRSLPYQEQEHIPAPFLTQLVSSLTAALGSHNPLLRVSCLDLKPQVNFYWERGETVVTRGYRTGRIDPVRFQIDDKPHVQLRVPKQLPEFVPLDYSVPGEVPVVNHTPDKLPMFKRQYDNKVFIGSKVADPCSYGHTQFHLIPDKLKRERLLKADLADQIEVVHRANGIASLFAWTAAQAMYQGFWCEADVTRPFVSQAVITDGKYFAFFCYQLNTLALTVKADQNNSRKNICWGTESKPLYEAVEGSNVKGFNDEILFQIVQFLLNRPEQL